In the genome of Epinephelus moara isolate mb chromosome 14, YSFRI_EMoa_1.0, whole genome shotgun sequence, the window CATCCTGCGCGTCACCGCTCAACTTTCCTATAAAGTTAAATTTTCTGGACATGACTCCATGTTTTGGACACTTCCGGAGAATTCCTGGGTTAAATGAAGCCGCACTGAAACAAGTGGAgccgctcctcctcctcctcctcctcctcctcctccacaggcAGGAGAAAGCCAGGCATTAGGTCTGAACAGGACACAATGAGCTTTAATTGGAGCACACATGTTTtctcagcgtgtgtgtgtaactaAGCTGCCTGTGCCGCTCCTGTGGGATCCATCAAGCAGGTACTTGAGGAGACCTATTGGCAGGTGCTCTGGTCCAATCAGCGCCCTCCGTGCGCAGCGTCAAGCCGCACTGAAGCTCGGAGGCGCGTTTAGTTGGTGCGCACTTGTGCACAGAAACCTGCGAGCGCGCGCAGACTTCATGGATCAGGGCAATTTGCAGCACTGTTGAGTtttgtagcagcagcagcatctcgAGCTCAGAGCAGCCCTCCATCTCTCCGGTCATGGTGCATCTCTGAGAGGTAGCTCAGAGGAAGGACACACTCACATCTTCATTCTGCTGTTGGTTggtgtgtctcacacacacgaGGTGCTCGATGATGTTTTCGTCTGCAGGAAAGCGCTGCTTCACCATCGAGTCTCTGGTGGCCAAGGAGAACCCTCTGATCGCCGAGGACCCGATCCGCCCCACGGCTCTGACCTACTCCAACCCGACCACAGACGCGTTAATGAACAGTTACCAGGCTCCGCCGGCCCGCTCCCTGTACCAGAGCCCGGACCTGGTGTTCCCAGAGACGGTGAACCACCCGTCCCTCACCGTGGCTCCTCACCAGCTCGGAGGATCCCACCTACAGCATCCGCACTTCTTCGGGACGCAACACCGGGACCCGCTCAACTTCTACCCCTGGGTGCTCCGGAACAGGTTCTTCGGACACAGATTTCAAGGTAAAATATAAAGACTCAGAATATCATGTGACTCAAACACCATGCACAACCTGTGTGGATTAGTTATGTTTCAATATTCAGGCCATGAAGTAAACATCAGGATTTTacgcacagaaaaaaaaactcattaaaaCAGATTCAGGTGCGaatatgacaaaattaaaaaggtGTTTGCATGAGACCAAATTAACTATTTCATACACGCTCTAATCTCCTACTTTAAGAGGTTTCCATATTTGAATGAGACACCCTCACACGGCTGTGAGCACTGAACATATTCCAGGCCCGCCGTCATGCAGCTCTCAGACTTCCAGTCTCGCCCTGCAGcgtctctctcgctctctctctgaGCCGCAGTCAGCAGATAAGCTCCCATGTAGATTTTTCTCCACACATGAAAACTCGCCCCAGGTGAGGCTCATTTCATCCTCACACAACAGCCCGGCTGTGGAGACACAAGTGATAAAATCCGGgataataattaaatataatcGGAGCAGCCTGCAGACATTTATTCACCACACAGACCTCAGCGCCATTACGCaccaaaatataatttattattgtGACTACTATTTAATTGAAACCTTGATTTAAGCAGGCGGTCCCACTGAGACTGAACATGTCTTGTTAAATGCAACAAACACAACTTATAATACAaacatccacaataaaacaacaactattcaaacacagCGGCCTCTCAAGACAAACACGTCTCTGTCACCACCTTCTTTATGACGCGCTGAAATCCATCAGTGGATATATGCGGATATGATTTTAGATGTTTTGGAGATTGTTTCATGCTCATGGTGCAGAGGAGGAAAATGCAGCTTTCCCCAAATCTTTTAAAACCCGGgcttcattaaaaagcaaccagcTGGAGACTACCTGACACTCAGAGGGTGCAGAGGTGTTTGCACAGTTATTTCTTTATAGATAAATTACATACCAGTGAGCGAGTGGTCAGTGGCGTCCGGCCCAGCATGTAGATGCATCTCCCCGGTGTGTTATTGCAGGTATatgagattttattttattgattttaattgcAAACCTAAAGTTCTGGACAAATTGTATTTTGCAGTTAAGACAGAGTCATGTAAATCCATTGTCCCCCGCAGCTCTGTGTGTTAGCGCGTAAATCCTCGTCACTAAAACACAGTCTGGATCGACACTAACAGTCTAATTGTAGCGGCTCATTCTGCAGAGTCCAAACAGGCCGCAGCTCACAGAGCCACTCAGGCTCAGGACACAAAGCGCTGCATTTTAAAACAGATAATTTCCAGGATAAATAACGCTCCAAACAGCACGAGCTGAATATGGAGACTTGTCAGGCTCACACTGGTTCAACATCATCGAATTATTTCCATAAAGTTACAAtataactgtaatatttcacaataaatcaCACTACTATCACCTGACAGGCTGCAACTGTGAAATTTAACCTGTTTAAATGAAGTAATTTCACAGCTAAATGACAGTAATATGTGGAGCTTACAGTAACTCTACTGCTGATAAATCACAGTAATCAGCTGTGATAACCTGAAGTTACAGTTACACTCTGATATCAGTGAGGTGATGGGCTTTAACTGAGAGGTTACACACAGGCATAACTCCTGTGAGAGCACAGCCGTCAGTTCATAATAACTTACTGTAAAAACGacagtaatttactgtgaaagtGACACAGCCAGTAATTTATTGTACATGTGAATCGTCTTGTATCACCTGTATTTCTGTATAAAGTCCATGACGTCAGTTTATTACAATGATCATGTGAAAATGTAAGAAGGTAAAAAAATAAGGTGTGAGAAATGTATTATGGTCTGTTTTCACACTGACAGTTTAATTATTATAGTAATTAATTAATATCTCATAATGAGCTGAGGTTTGATTATTAGGACACAAAAGGACAAAAAggctgaaataataataatataataattagcatatcatttatatttaaaacaacaaaaagaaaaagcaaattcgtttttccaaaatgttttctCATGAAATAAAATCTCCTCAGAATATTTTCAGTTTAtactgtcagtgtctgacggGCAGAGGAGGACAAATGTCGATTAATGAACCTGaaatcaatataaaaataataatgacacaAACACGTCATTTAATTCGCTGAATTTTTCTGTAAATTCAGTTTGTAAaatcagactgtgtgtgtgttacagacgGGTTGTCTCGTCAGTGTGACTCTGCTGCGTTGTTCGGTCCTTTTTAATAATCGGCGACAGTTTCTCTGGTTTTATCTTTAACTCGCATTAAAGCACAGCGACCACCTGAGTCACGAGTCACACCAACACGTGTCCCCCACAAACAGTGTCAGGTAGGAACTTTAGAGACTCATCTGAGGCTGAAACAAatttagaataaataaatgaaatgattcAAGTGTTGTCACGATAAATGAATAATTAGCCTGCTGTGTGTaataaaacacatgaaataataatgtggAATTATTCCTGCTGAAACACTCACCTGTCCACAACATGAATTAATTATAAATaacccaaaaatataatgtgtaGAGAAGCTACACTTACATCTCATGTCCGTGTCAGTTTTTACCCGGAGCTCATGTGTTTGGTTCATTTGGAGAAACTATTTAAATAACTTTAAGAGCATTTGGTGAACTTAGTGTCTTTATCttcatgtgtttattatttatttaatttattatttttatttctttgattttttttaatattttttttttcatttgttacaaATGATTTGCAAACGTTGTCTTTATCCATGCGCCATGTTCAGATAATTTAAGGTCCTTATTCGCTTTATTAAAATGTGATTCTGCAGCAGGTTTAAAGTGAAACTAAGAGCTGTGTGTGAGGAGCTTCTGGtggatttctttttcttacCAGCAGCGTTTCATTAAAGCTTCTGgtcatttaaaacaatattcaacaAAACTAGTTTGAACAGGCTGAACACAGGTCCCACTCTCCACGGACAACATTTCCAAACATTTGCAGGATTTCTTTAAGGACCCAGAACTTAGCGTGGCCGCGTTTTCAAACAAACTTTATTAAATAATATGACGAAAACACTTGATGGTGAATTTAACACTGTCACACATGGACGCATATTAAAGCTACTCGACAGctaaagaaaattattttttgtttttgttttaattgcttatgttttattttttttaatcattttaacatgttcaataaaaatgaactaaGACATTGCTGTTATGTTACATCAGGTGGAGGGTTATTATCTACACGAGATTGTTTTAGGaatttcatcacacacacattcaaataaaTTCCATGAGTTTTCCGACATCTGTTGTGTCTCTGACTGTGCAATGATTGTTCCAGGCCTGGGAAATACGACTGTGatattccatgacttttccaggttttccacgACAGTGTGAACTctgttaatatttattttctggcaaaaatgtcattataattattaacaaataataataatgaattatGTTCGATTAATTAGATTATTTCTAACTggcacaataataataataataatgattaaatattaatatttttatgaccGTGATAATACAAAGAGCAGCCTCCCTGTAATGTAACACTGTAGTAACTTCAGGCCTTGCTTGAACACACAGCTTGAACGCCTCACCGTCAGTCAGGCCGCTCTGCGCAGGTAAACTCTCAGGTGAGGTGTTGTGGTGATGACGGTACCTGTGACGTCCCGGcctgttgtgtgtctgtgtcagcagGAAATGACGTGTCGCAGGACAGCCTGCTGCTCCACGGGCCCTTCGCCAGGAAACCCAAACGCATCCGGACAGCCTTCTCTCCGTCCCAGCTGCTCCGCCTGGAGAGAGCCTTCGAGAAGAACCACTACGTGGTGGGAGCCGAGAGGAAGCAGCTGGCCAATAGCCTGAGCCTGTCTGAAACACAGGTGAGGTGACGTCAGCACCGTGGATGAATGCACCTGAGAGACACACTGCACTGTTTATCAAGAGacctatcaaaataaaagtatctgatatttactggaCTGAGGGATCttaataggctatatatatatacatatatacatatatatatatatatatatatatatatatgtatatatatttcaaaaaaataacaataggcctaaaataattcattcatgcataaaaaaataaataaataataaaataaaaaataaaaaataaaaaataaaactaatctGATATTACTGATCAGAAACAGAAGCTTCGGCTCCTCTGTGTCATTAAAGCAGCGGATGAAGGAggagctcattttaaatgttttatttactgcTGGATAGTTTCATCTATAAttatacatcatcatttattagttgattataTGATGTTTTATTAATGTAAGTTTCCAAAGTAATTAAGGGACTGATCGTTATTTATGAGGGGCAGGGGGCGGTGCAAAAAGAgagaggcatgtcaaataatttttt includes:
- the emx1 gene encoding homeobox protein EMX1 isoform X1 yields the protein MMFSSAGKRCFTIESLVAKENPLIAEDPIRPTALTYSNPTTDALMNSYQAPPARSLYQSPDLVFPETVNHPSLTVAPHQLGGSHLQHPHFFGTQHRDPLNFYPWVLRNRFFGHRFQAGNDVSQDSLLLHGPFARKPKRIRTAFSPSQLLRLERAFEKNHYVVGAERKQLANSLSLSETQVKVWFQNRRTKYKRQKLEEEGPESQQKKKGNHHINRWRIATKQPSSEDIDVTSED
- the emx1 gene encoding homeobox protein EMX1 isoform X2 translates to MMFSSAGKRCFTIESLVAKENPLIAEDPIRPTALTYSNPTTDALMNSYQAPPARSLYQSPDLVFPETVNHPSLTVAPHQLGGSHLQHPHFFGTQHRDPLNFYPWVLRNRFFGHRFQGNDVSQDSLLLHGPFARKPKRIRTAFSPSQLLRLERAFEKNHYVVGAERKQLANSLSLSETQVKVWFQNRRTKYKRQKLEEEGPESQQKKKGNHHINRWRIATKQPSSEDIDVTSED